A stretch of the Sulfurimonas sp. HSL-1656 genome encodes the following:
- a CDS encoding Hpt domain-containing protein — MLIYNHNKKLVGIDDETLHHLGYKTLSEFLAEHNDVAEMFVKKPGYIHNFQNFPWIDFVLHADAEDTRAIIQNGKVQFSCTLSLSPIFMTDAPDNEGYVVQLKQIKTLSGTIEPFERSESSAPSALPDIPFEASKPETPVAPAAPAEEEFEFKELPAIDLPDINLDGSLSGLEDIEPESFGPDIEPEPFTFDEDFELPESFEPEPAPAKTERPMLGDYINQEEQAYLDNLQTDSDYRFDPHVAANELGLPVELIEEFIGDFIQQAHEFKAGLFNANHEEDFDEVHLLSHKLKGVAANLRIEDAFEVLSIVNTSRDQVEIEANLKQFYLIVAKMEGKPLPEMMAATPPESETVEPEAPAAEADVPAAAAPTEEEEDDLYDFGDLLGTSAPEEFPGFKEELKTPTVEEEPASLELGSLTDDDIELPPIKDENAPAIEEEPREPAEDVEPFSLDVIPETEQHLIDDAEEHERYKQVSGDSAKDAALMSGSEESELHYDLTRAAAEIGLSESFVKSLVEDFIDDAKKKKGEILQAIDDGDLKKVRAAAFEFKGLSDNLRIEDVSRSLTKLLRQEQLPALKREAEHFYSLLNQL, encoded by the coding sequence GTGCTAATCTACAACCACAACAAAAAACTGGTGGGCATCGACGACGAAACGCTGCATCATCTCGGATACAAAACCCTGTCCGAATTCCTAGCGGAGCATAACGACGTCGCCGAAATGTTCGTCAAGAAACCGGGGTATATCCACAATTTCCAGAACTTTCCCTGGATCGATTTCGTCCTCCATGCCGATGCCGAAGACACCCGTGCCATCATCCAAAACGGCAAGGTACAGTTCTCCTGTACGCTGAGCCTTTCGCCGATCTTTATGACGGATGCCCCCGACAATGAGGGGTACGTCGTGCAGCTCAAGCAGATCAAGACCCTCAGCGGAACGATCGAACCGTTTGAACGCTCCGAAAGCAGCGCGCCTTCCGCGCTCCCGGATATCCCGTTCGAGGCCTCGAAACCGGAAACCCCGGTCGCCCCTGCCGCACCCGCCGAGGAGGAGTTCGAGTTCAAAGAGCTGCCGGCCATCGACCTGCCCGACATCAACCTTGACGGTTCCTTGAGCGGCCTCGAAGATATCGAGCCCGAAAGCTTCGGACCGGATATCGAACCCGAACCGTTTACCTTCGATGAGGATTTCGAGCTGCCCGAAAGCTTTGAACCGGAACCCGCCCCGGCGAAAACCGAACGCCCGATGCTCGGCGACTACATCAACCAGGAAGAGCAGGCCTACCTCGACAACCTTCAGACGGACAGCGATTACCGCTTCGATCCCCATGTCGCAGCCAATGAGCTCGGTCTGCCCGTCGAACTGATCGAAGAGTTCATCGGCGACTTCATCCAGCAGGCGCACGAGTTCAAAGCGGGCCTCTTCAATGCCAACCATGAAGAGGATTTCGACGAGGTCCACCTTCTCTCGCACAAACTCAAAGGGGTCGCCGCCAACCTCCGGATCGAAGACGCCTTCGAGGTCCTGAGCATCGTCAACACGTCGCGCGACCAGGTCGAGATCGAGGCAAACCTGAAGCAGTTCTACCTGATCGTCGCCAAGATGGAGGGCAAACCGCTTCCGGAAATGATGGCCGCTACACCGCCGGAAAGTGAAACGGTCGAACCGGAAGCCCCGGCCGCCGAAGCCGACGTCCCGGCTGCAGCCGCCCCGACGGAAGAGGAGGAAGACGATCTCTATGACTTCGGCGACCTGCTCGGCACTTCCGCACCCGAGGAGTTCCCGGGCTTCAAGGAGGAGCTGAAAACACCGACCGTCGAAGAGGAACCGGCTTCCCTGGAACTGGGCAGCCTGACGGACGACGATATCGAACTCCCGCCGATCAAAGACGAAAACGCCCCGGCGATTGAAGAGGAGCCCCGCGAACCCGCCGAGGATGTCGAACCCTTCAGCCTCGATGTCATCCCCGAAACGGAACAGCACCTGATCGACGATGCCGAAGAGCATGAACGCTACAAGCAGGTCAGCGGTGACAGCGCAAAAGACGCTGCACTGATGTCCGGTTCCGAAGAGAGCGAGCTCCATTACGACCTCACCCGGGCTGCCGCCGAGATCGGGCTTAGCGAATCGTTTGTCAAGAGCCTCGTGGAAGATTTCATCGATGACGCCAAAAAGAAAAAAGGTGAGATCCTGCAGGCCATCGATGACGGCGATCTGAAAAAAGTACGTGCCGCGGCCTTTGAATTCAAAGGTCTTTCGGATAACCTTCGTATCGAGGATGTCTCCCGGAGCCTGACCAAGCTGCTGCGTCAAGAGCAGCTGCCGGCACTGAAACGGGAAGCGGAACACTTTTATTCACTTTTGAATCAACTCTAA
- the nadB gene encoding L-aspartate oxidase translates to MQYDILIIGAGVAGLYAALNIPTDKKVLLINKTRPWECNTYYAQGGVTTARNDADIPIHIKDTLEAGAGMCNEEAVRVLSETSQEVVRDLMARGFKFDTAEDGRLLYTKEAAHSADRILHAGGDATGRHLHHFLLMNNPHPMLANATVIDFLIEAGKICGVEVVYKGERKVILAHQVILASGGVGSLYRFHTNAYSISGDIQGICAEKGIALENMEMMQFHPTVYLGNQSVQKQLLSEALRGEGAQVEDEDGYRFLFDYDPRGELAPRDIVSRALFDYRRKTKKQIYLSFREFDPAYFHKRFPNISANLRDMGFDVPKDRVPVSPAFHYAIGGIKTDLDGHVAGVKGLYAIGEAASTGVHGANRLASNSLLEGLVFAKRATAVLLGESGTHCSTPFTPGDDALFVEGDKEKKEQLRRIMWKHVSIVRTTEGLQEALGEIDAMLASPIGRMLRLRLMTAHEIVRAALAREESVGVHYREN, encoded by the coding sequence ATGCAGTATGACATCCTCATCATCGGTGCCGGGGTCGCCGGACTCTACGCCGCGCTGAACATTCCCACCGATAAAAAAGTACTTCTCATCAACAAGACCCGCCCCTGGGAGTGCAATACCTATTACGCCCAGGGCGGGGTGACGACGGCACGCAACGATGCCGACATCCCGATTCACATCAAAGACACCCTCGAAGCCGGGGCGGGGATGTGTAACGAGGAAGCCGTCCGGGTACTGAGCGAAACGTCGCAGGAAGTCGTCAGGGATCTGATGGCGCGCGGTTTCAAATTCGATACCGCCGAGGACGGCCGTCTGCTTTACACCAAGGAGGCGGCGCACTCCGCCGACCGCATTCTGCACGCGGGCGGTGATGCGACGGGGCGGCACCTGCACCACTTTCTGCTGATGAACAACCCCCATCCCATGCTGGCCAACGCCACGGTCATCGACTTTCTGATCGAAGCGGGGAAGATCTGCGGGGTCGAAGTCGTTTACAAGGGCGAACGCAAGGTGATCCTCGCGCACCAGGTCATCCTGGCCAGCGGCGGGGTGGGCTCGCTCTACCGTTTCCATACGAACGCCTACAGCATCAGCGGCGATATCCAGGGGATCTGCGCCGAAAAAGGGATCGCGCTTGAAAACATGGAGATGATGCAGTTCCACCCGACGGTCTACCTCGGTAACCAGTCGGTGCAGAAACAGCTGCTCAGCGAGGCCCTGCGGGGCGAAGGGGCGCAGGTCGAGGACGAAGACGGCTACCGTTTCCTTTTCGACTACGACCCCCGGGGCGAACTCGCGCCCCGCGACATCGTCAGCCGGGCACTTTTCGACTACCGCCGTAAGACGAAAAAGCAGATTTACCTCTCCTTCCGGGAGTTCGACCCGGCCTATTTCCACAAGCGTTTCCCGAACATCAGCGCCAACCTGCGGGATATGGGCTTTGACGTCCCCAAGGACCGGGTGCCGGTCTCCCCGGCGTTTCACTACGCCATCGGCGGGATCAAGACGGATCTCGACGGCCATGTCGCCGGCGTCAAAGGGCTCTATGCCATCGGCGAAGCGGCGTCGACGGGGGTGCACGGCGCCAACCGGCTGGCGAGCAACTCGCTGCTGGAGGGGCTGGTCTTCGCCAAACGCGCGACCGCGGTGCTGCTGGGTGAGTCCGGTACCCACTGCTCCACGCCTTTTACACCGGGGGATGATGCCCTGTTCGTCGAGGGGGACAAAGAGAAAAAGGAGCAGCTGCGCCGTATAATGTGGAAACACGTTTCCATTGTCCGGACAACGGAAGGGCTCCAGGAAGCACTGGGCGAAATCGACGCCATGCTCGCTTCCCCGATCGGCCGGATGCTTCGGCTGCGTCTGATGACGGCGCACGAGATCGTCCGCGCGGCGCTGGCCAGGGAAGAATCGGTCGGGGTCCATTACCGCGAAAACTGA
- the guaA gene encoding glutamine-hydrolyzing GMP synthase — protein sequence MKDVSIIVLDFGSQYTQLIARRLREERIYCEIVPYFTKVDEITAKNPKGIILSGGPASVYDKDAYEVDKAIYDLGLPVMGICYGMQRIAVDFGGSVIRSDHHEYGKAELYINEEHGNVSPLFESCENGRVVWMSHSDRVDVLPEGFAPVAYSDNSPYAAIANEEKRVYAMQYHPEVQHSEEGYLMLRNFARKICGVTEKWDMGHFLKEQIAKIKEQVGGGKVLCGLSGGVDSSVVAALLYEAIGDQLIPVFVDNGLLRKGEREQVEEVFKVNLKVPLVVADASELFLERLAGVTDPETKRKTIGHTFIEVFEAEAKKHSGIKFLAQGTLYPDVIESVSVKGPSETIKSHHNVGGLPDWMDFELIEPLRELFKDEVRKLGRELGLPESMINRHPFPGPGLAIRIMGDVNKPDLNLLREADVILLDELKASGYYTRTWQAFAVLLNVKSVGVMGDNRTYDNTVCVRVVEAVDGMTATFAHLPHDLLERISRRIINEVDGINRVVYDISSKPPATIEWE from the coding sequence GTGAAAGACGTCAGCATTATCGTACTGGATTTCGGATCACAGTACACGCAGCTTATTGCGCGCCGCCTGCGCGAGGAACGCATCTACTGTGAAATTGTTCCCTACTTCACCAAAGTCGATGAGATTACCGCGAAAAACCCCAAGGGGATTATCCTGAGCGGCGGTCCGGCATCGGTTTACGACAAAGACGCCTACGAAGTGGACAAGGCGATCTATGACCTCGGTCTCCCCGTGATGGGGATCTGCTACGGGATGCAGCGCATCGCCGTCGATTTCGGCGGTTCGGTTATCCGTTCCGATCACCACGAATACGGGAAGGCGGAACTCTATATCAACGAGGAGCACGGTAATGTCTCCCCGCTGTTCGAATCGTGCGAGAACGGCCGTGTCGTCTGGATGAGCCACAGCGACCGTGTTGATGTTCTGCCGGAAGGCTTCGCACCGGTTGCCTACTCCGACAACTCCCCCTACGCGGCGATCGCGAACGAGGAGAAACGCGTCTACGCCATGCAGTACCACCCGGAAGTACAGCACAGTGAAGAGGGTTACCTCATGCTGCGCAACTTCGCGCGCAAGATCTGCGGCGTGACCGAGAAGTGGGACATGGGCCACTTCCTTAAAGAGCAGATCGCGAAGATCAAAGAGCAGGTCGGCGGGGGCAAGGTCCTCTGCGGACTCTCCGGCGGGGTAGACTCCTCCGTCGTCGCGGCGCTTCTGTACGAAGCGATCGGCGACCAGCTGATCCCGGTCTTTGTCGATAACGGGCTGCTGCGCAAGGGCGAGCGCGAACAGGTCGAGGAGGTCTTCAAGGTCAACCTGAAAGTCCCCCTTGTCGTTGCGGACGCTTCCGAGCTCTTCCTGGAGCGTCTGGCGGGCGTCACCGACCCGGAGACGAAACGCAAAACGATCGGACACACCTTCATCGAAGTTTTCGAAGCCGAGGCCAAAAAGCACTCCGGCATCAAGTTCCTCGCACAGGGGACCCTTTACCCCGACGTCATCGAGTCCGTTTCCGTCAAAGGACCTTCCGAGACGATCAAGTCCCACCACAATGTCGGTGGACTGCCCGACTGGATGGACTTCGAGCTGATCGAGCCGCTGCGCGAACTCTTCAAAGACGAAGTCCGCAAGCTCGGCCGTGAACTGGGACTCCCGGAATCCATGATCAACCGCCATCCGTTCCCGGGACCTGGCCTGGCGATCCGTATCATGGGCGACGTCAACAAACCGGACCTCAATCTCCTGCGCGAAGCGGACGTCATTCTGCTCGACGAGCTCAAGGCGAGCGGCTACTATACCCGTACCTGGCAGGCGTTTGCCGTTCTGCTCAACGTCAAGAGCGTCGGCGTCATGGGGGATAACCGTACCTATGACAACACCGTCTGTGTCCGCGTCGTCGAAGCGGTGGACGGGATGACAGCGACTTTCGCACACCTCCCGCACGACCTGCTCGAGCGTATCAGCCGCCGTATCATCAACGAAGTCGACGGGATCAACCGCGTCGTCTACGACATCAGCTCCAAGCCGCCCGCAACGATCGAGTGGGAATAG
- a CDS encoding PAS domain-containing protein, which yields MQVVEPIDEEFKFEGRAIVSETDLNGIITFANRKFCEISGYTKEELIGQPHNIIRHPDMPKKAFETMWNTIKQGNVWSGLVKNLRKDGRYYWVETTITPIQDESGAITKYAAARKGASETAIEEAEALYARLRSEEAES from the coding sequence ATGCAGGTAGTAGAACCGATAGATGAAGAGTTTAAATTCGAAGGCCGTGCGATCGTCAGTGAAACCGATCTGAATGGGATCATTACCTTTGCGAACCGGAAATTCTGTGAAATTTCCGGCTATACCAAGGAGGAGCTGATCGGACAGCCGCACAATATTATCCGCCACCCGGATATGCCGAAAAAAGCGTTTGAAACCATGTGGAACACGATCAAACAGGGGAATGTGTGGAGCGGTCTCGTCAAGAACCTGCGTAAAGACGGGCGCTACTACTGGGTCGAAACGACCATCACCCCGATCCAGGACGAGTCCGGAGCGATCACCAAATATGCCGCGGCGCGCAAAGGGGCCAGCGAAACGGCCATCGAAGAGGCCGAGGCGCTGTACGCGCGCCTGCGCAGCGAAGAAGCAGAATCATAA
- the uvrC gene encoding excinuclease ABC subunit UvrC, which produces MLEQIQNLPDRPGVYHYYDAGGHLLYVGKAKSLKKRVKSYFRFTPVLAPNPTLSPRIRKMLGETVSLNYIVVESEHDALILENSLIKQLKPKYNILLRDDKTYPYIYINRALPFPRFEITRKVVTGSRIEYFGPYSVGARDILDSLYDLVPLVQKQSCLSGGKTCLFYQMKQCLGPCEGLVTPEAYAGLIDEAKGLIDSKRKLLSRLEERMAFYAEALRFEEAAKLRDRIDRIERSEQLSKIDLANAADYDIFAVAHNDRYAAIVRLFMRRGKIVSSAFDTIRTGALFDPGELYERTLLEFYVHDQPPIVAPILVADDFETRDWVASALSKHLGRKVEIHAPQRGEKRKVIDTARLNAEELLKKQRHTGAEATAEAVQALCGLSAFPERVEVFDNSHLAGVAPVGAMIVSEKGTFLKKAYRHYNLDARDEYAQMREMLTRRIESFGANPPPDLWIIDGGRTLLLLATDLLASAGVNLDVIAVSKEKIDAKAHRAKGKAADLIHTAEETLRLPTSDPRLHWVQRLRDEAHRFAITFHKKQREKEAKSSNLLQLKGISEAKIKKLLNHYGTFEAVYAAPEEELAALLNIADAKIIKNSYR; this is translated from the coding sequence ATGCTCGAACAGATTCAGAACCTGCCTGACCGCCCCGGCGTCTACCACTACTACGACGCCGGCGGCCATCTGCTCTATGTCGGCAAGGCCAAAAGCCTGAAGAAAAGGGTCAAAAGCTATTTCCGCTTCACCCCCGTACTCGCGCCCAACCCGACCCTCTCCCCCCGTATCCGGAAGATGCTCGGCGAAACGGTCTCGCTGAACTACATCGTCGTCGAAAGCGAACACGACGCGCTGATCCTGGAGAACTCCCTGATCAAGCAGCTCAAGCCCAAGTACAACATCCTGCTGCGCGACGACAAAACCTACCCCTACATCTACATCAACCGCGCGCTCCCCTTCCCCCGTTTCGAGATCACGCGCAAGGTCGTCACCGGCAGCCGGATCGAATATTTCGGCCCCTACTCCGTCGGGGCGCGGGACATTCTCGACTCCCTCTACGACCTCGTGCCGCTGGTCCAGAAGCAGAGCTGCCTTTCCGGGGGAAAGACCTGCCTCTTCTACCAGATGAAACAGTGTCTCGGCCCCTGCGAGGGGCTGGTGACGCCCGAAGCCTATGCCGGACTCATCGACGAGGCCAAAGGCCTTATCGACTCGAAACGGAAACTACTTTCCCGGCTGGAAGAGAGAATGGCCTTTTACGCCGAAGCGCTGCGCTTTGAGGAGGCCGCCAAGCTGCGTGACCGCATCGACCGTATCGAACGCAGCGAGCAGCTCTCCAAGATCGACCTGGCCAACGCGGCGGATTACGACATCTTCGCGGTGGCCCACAATGACCGCTACGCCGCTATCGTCCGCCTGTTCATGCGCCGCGGCAAGATCGTCTCCTCCGCCTTCGATACGATCCGCACGGGCGCCCTTTTCGACCCCGGCGAGCTGTATGAACGCACCCTGCTGGAGTTCTATGTCCACGACCAGCCCCCCATCGTCGCGCCCATTCTCGTCGCGGACGATTTCGAAACCCGGGACTGGGTCGCGTCGGCACTCTCGAAACATCTCGGGCGCAAGGTGGAGATCCACGCTCCCCAGCGCGGGGAGAAGCGCAAGGTCATCGATACCGCACGGCTGAACGCCGAAGAGCTGCTGAAAAAGCAGCGGCATACGGGAGCCGAAGCAACGGCCGAAGCCGTGCAGGCGCTCTGCGGGCTCTCTGCCTTCCCCGAACGCGTCGAGGTCTTTGACAACTCCCACCTCGCCGGCGTTGCCCCCGTCGGTGCGATGATCGTATCGGAAAAAGGAACGTTCCTCAAAAAGGCCTACCGCCACTATAATCTCGACGCGCGGGACGAGTACGCCCAGATGCGCGAAATGCTGACGCGGCGCATCGAGAGTTTCGGCGCAAACCCGCCGCCGGACCTCTGGATCATCGACGGGGGCAGGACCCTCCTGCTGCTGGCAACGGACCTCCTCGCCTCGGCGGGGGTCAACCTCGACGTCATCGCCGTCAGCAAGGAGAAAATCGACGCCAAGGCACACCGCGCGAAAGGCAAGGCCGCCGACCTGATCCATACCGCTGAAGAGACCTTGCGGCTGCCGACATCAGACCCCCGTCTGCACTGGGTACAGCGGCTGCGGGACGAAGCCCACCGATTCGCCATCACCTTTCACAAAAAGCAACGGGAAAAAGAAGCAAAAAGCTCCAATCTGCTGCAGCTCAAGGGAATTTCAGAGGCCAAGATCAAAAAACTTCTCAACCACTACGGCACCTTTGAAGCCGTTTATGCTGCACCGGAAGAGGAACTCGCCGCACTCCTCAACATCGCCGATGCAAAAATAATCAAAAATAGTTATCGATAA
- the nhaD gene encoding sodium:proton antiporter NhaD gives MHDTMLDLTSTWVGIAVLAVFIIGYYFIATEEKYELNKAKPALFIGTFSFMLIGIYYALNGLSPDPLHDEMRTLIEEIAEIFFFLFVAMTFIETLIERGVFDVLKYKLVSKGYSYKKLFWLTGLLAFFISPVADNLTTALILSTVLFTIDRDNHKFLVPGAINIVVAANAGGAWSPFGDITTLMAWTAQKGEFVDFLFLFVPSIGGWVLTAWLLARFVPAGAPAFDASTEAAPQIRDGGMTVVYLGAATIVIAVLGHQFFHFPAMWGMVFGLALLKLYSFRLTKQQRDSFDIFVNMQKIENDTLLFFFGILSAVGALHYVGFLNYIHDLYGVIGATASNIGVGFLSAIVDNVPVMSAILKASPEMGLDQWMLVTMTAGIGGSLISFGSAAGVGVMGRLRGIYTFGAHMKYAWTILAGYLLSLALWYVQFEILGLY, from the coding sequence ATGCATGATACCATGCTTGATCTGACCTCGACGTGGGTCGGGATCGCCGTACTGGCCGTCTTTATCATCGGCTACTATTTTATTGCGACGGAAGAAAAATATGAGTTGAACAAGGCCAAGCCGGCGCTGTTCATCGGGACATTCTCGTTTATGCTGATCGGGATCTACTATGCGCTCAACGGGCTCTCCCCGGACCCGCTGCATGACGAGATGCGCACCCTGATCGAAGAGATTGCGGAGATCTTCTTCTTCCTGTTCGTGGCGATGACCTTTATCGAAACCCTGATCGAACGGGGCGTCTTCGACGTGCTGAAATACAAGCTCGTTTCCAAGGGCTACAGCTACAAAAAGCTGTTCTGGCTGACGGGGCTGCTGGCGTTCTTCATCTCCCCGGTGGCGGACAACCTCACGACGGCACTGATCCTCTCGACCGTCCTCTTTACGATCGACCGCGACAACCACAAGTTCCTCGTACCGGGGGCGATCAACATCGTCGTGGCGGCCAACGCCGGCGGCGCCTGGAGCCCCTTCGGCGACATTACGACGCTCATGGCGTGGACGGCGCAGAAGGGCGAGTTTGTGGACTTCCTTTTCCTCTTCGTCCCCTCCATCGGGGGCTGGGTTCTGACGGCGTGGCTGCTCGCCCGTTTCGTGCCTGCGGGTGCGCCGGCGTTTGATGCCAGCACGGAAGCGGCACCGCAGATACGCGACGGCGGGATGACCGTCGTCTACCTCGGCGCTGCCACGATCGTTATCGCGGTGCTCGGGCACCAGTTTTTCCACTTCCCGGCGATGTGGGGTATGGTCTTCGGTCTGGCGCTCCTGAAGCTCTACTCTTTCCGTCTGACGAAGCAGCAGCGGGACTCTTTCGATATCTTCGTCAATATGCAGAAGATCGAGAACGATACGCTGCTTTTCTTTTTCGGGATCCTTTCCGCCGTCGGTGCGCTGCACTATGTCGGATTCCTGAACTATATCCACGACCTCTACGGCGTGATCGGCGCAACGGCGTCGAATATCGGTGTCGGGTTCCTCTCGGCGATCGTCGACAACGTCCCGGTGATGAGCGCGATCCTCAAAGCGAGCCCGGAGATGGGGCTGGACCAGTGGATGCTCGTGACGATGACGGCGGGGATCGGCGGGAGCCTTATCAGCTTCGGTTCCGCGGCCGGCGTCGGCGTCATGGGGCGTCTGCGCGGGATCTACACCTTCGGCGCGCATATGAAGTACGCCTGGACGATCCTGGCCGGCTATCTTCTCTCTCTGGCGCTCTGGTACGTCCAGTTCGAGATCCTCGGGCTGTACTAA